The region TCTGTCGAAACAACAATTCTGTCGAACAATCCGCTGTCCCGGGCTGCCTCACACGTCCAGATAAGCATCGGCTTACCCATAAACTGCAGGACATTCTTACGCGGAAGCCTTTTTGACCCGCCGCGGGCAGGAATAATTGCTATTCGCTTCATTGTTTCCCCTAGGTCAGCCGCTGAAAACCGGACAAACAGGGCTGCCCTTTCAGCTGTCCCCTTATATCGCCTGTTTCAGCGATAATGCCGAAAACCTCATCGCAGGCACTCAGGTACTCTTCCACATGGTCCGGGGTGTGCGCTCCCATTGCATAAAAATCAGTGCTGGCCAGAATACCGCGTTCAAGCATCAGCTGGATGAAGAAAGCACGCTTAACCAGATGGTCTTCGCCGAAGCTGAAATGGCCCATCGGCTTCATACCGCTTACAGTGACCGGCAAACCGTGTTTTCTCCCCAACTCCAGCCAGCCGTCCTGCACCCGGGTACCTATTCTGACCAGATGGCTGCCCAAATTGAGCCTCTGATGTTTTTTCAGCGTGGCAATGGCGGCAACCGGACCTATTCTTTCTGTCCAGTTGGTCGAACTGATAAAGGTGTCAGAAGCGGCGCTCATAACCTTTTGTGTACCGATGATGGCAGACATGGCGTACCCGTTTGCCAGAGCCTTCGAAAAAACGGCAATGTCCGGAATGAAACCGTCGTAGCACAGGTGTGCGCCACCGGTAGTAAAGCGCAGTCCCGCAGATATCTCGTCTACAACAAGCGGCACATCAAGCCGGGTCGCCACATCACGCAGACGGGCAAGAAACGCAGGGTCAGGAGTGAAATTACGGACAGGCTCGGTCACTATGGCCGCAAGATTGTCTTGATGTTCTGCAACCAGAGCATCGAATCCTTCAATATCATTGTACCTGAAAGGATAAGCTGAATGGCACAGACTTCTGGGCACACCTGCGGGGGGCAATCCTTTCATCAGATGCCCGTCAAGGGCAGATTCATCGCTCAGGTTTGCAGCAAGATACCAGTCCTGCCAGCCGTGATAACCGCAAAAAAGCACTACACCTTTTCCGGTGTATGTGCGTGCAATGCGCACAGCAACCGCCATCGCCTCGCCGCCGGAACGCGCAAAACGGGCCTGTTCGGCCCACGGATGCAACTCGCACAACAGGTCGGCAAGCTCCACTTCCTCCGGACAGTTCAGACTTGACGCCACGCCTTGCCTCACCGCCGCGCAAACGGCATCGTCAACATCTTCATCAGCATACCCGAGAACACATGCCCCGATTCCGGCGATGGACATATCCAGATACTTATGACCGTCAAGGTCCCAGATATATGCCCCTTTGGCTTTGGAATAATATGTCGGCCAGACCCCTTCACCGAAGCGCGTGGGATTTTTTGAAAGCAACTGCGTCAGATTGGGTATCCGCTGTTTTGCTTTCGCCTGATATTCACTGCAACGCGACATTACTCGTCCTCTTCTTCCAGCATGCCGGATTCAGCACCTCCGGGTTCTGTTCCGGCATAATGGCTGTTAACGCTTCCAGAAAAGATTCCCGCGAACAGGCGGAAAGCAGGCTGACTGCATTTTCTTCCACCTGCCCGACTGTTTCGGCACCGAATAAAATAAATGCTGAGGGATAGCGGTAATAAACAAAAAGCAGCGCCGCCTGCGCCTGTGTCAGACCAAAACGGCGGCAGCACTGCTGAAATTCATGCAGATATGGAGCAAGGCACCGCAGGTGCTCCGGAAGCTCGTCCGGTGCAAGGCAAAGCACGCCTTGCAGCAACGCACTGCGAATGTAGACTGTTTTACCGGCGGCTCCGGCTCTTTCAAAAATACCGGCCAGTTCAAAGCGCCGGTCAAAAACCGAAGCCGGCAGCTGCAGTGCGGTAATCATGGGGTGAGCCAGAGCTTTGTGTGCAGCATCTGTGGTGTATACAGAAACCCCGATGCCGCCCAGTATGCCGTCATGCATCATCTGCTGCAGCACCCGGCCTGTTTCGCCGTCAAGATACTCAAGCTCCTCTTCTCTGTGGAGCATCAGGCAGCGGAGATGTGATACGCGCAAACGCTCCAATGAAGCCGCAACGATTCCGGACAGCAGAGAAGCGGAACAGGGTAACGTGTGTGGCGGCAGCTTAGTGATGATTTCAGGAGATTCAGCACCCGCTGCCCGCAAGGAAAAACCCAGTACCCGCTCGCTGTCGCCGTAGGCTGCCGCAGTGTCAAAAGCAGTTATCCCGCTTTTCCATGCAGCGGAAACAATTCCGTCAGCACACCGCTGGTCGGGCTTACCGGTGCGGTTGGCAACGCCGTAAGGCATGCCCAGCTGTACCGTTCCCAAAACAAACCGTGAAGTCATATCCACCTCAAAAGCCGCACAGCGCAACAGCAGAAATCATACGGGCTGACATAACGCACAAACGCGCTGCACATCCTCTTCAGACATTCCCGCCCACATAGGCAGGGTAAGCAGGCGTTCGTATGCGGCTTCCGCAACGGGGCAACATGTTTCTGCATATCCGTTTTTCCGGTAATACGGATGCATATATACCGGCTTATAGTGCACATTGACGCCGATCTGCGCCTTGCGCATCATCCGGAACAAAGCGTCCCGCCCGTCACAAAAAACAACAAACAAATGGTACGCGTGCAGGACATCCGCAGAACAGGCAGGCAGTTCCAGATTTTTCCCCGCCAGCCGCTGCCTGTAACAGGCCGCCAGAATATTTCGTTTTGCAACCCAGTCATCCAGCCTTGCAAGCTGTGACATGCCCAGAGCGCACTGCAGGTCGGACAGCCGGTAGTTGTAGCCCAGTTCCACCATGTCATACTGCCATGCAGAAGCTTTTTCCCGCTGATGAGAATCTGTGGTTATGCCATGATTTCTGAAAACCCGCATGGCGTGTGCCCAGTCAGGATCGGCCGTTACAGCCATGCCCCCTTCTGCGGTGGTGATATGCTTTACCGGATGAAAGCTGAAAACACTGATATCCGCAATTGATCCGACAGGCCGCCCCTTGTATCTTGCCCCCGCGGCATGACAGGCATCGGCCACCAGACGCAGCGAATACCGGTCCGCAAGGGTTCGCAGAGCGTCCCAGTCGCAGGGGTGGCCGGCATAGTCCACGCCGACAAGCACCTTTGTCCGCGGAGTTATACACCGTTCGGCCGATTCTGGATCAATGAGCAGTGTGCGCGGGCAGACGTCAGCAAAAACAGGTCTGGCCCCGCAATGCAAAACAGCATTTGCCGTGGCCGCAAAAGTCATTGCAGGAACAATCACCTCATCGCCTGCCGTTACTCCCAGAGCATGATAGGCGCAGTGCAGCGCGGCCGTGCCGCTATTGACCGCAACTCCCAGCCCGCCACAGACATGGGCGGCAAAGGCCTGCTCAAAATCTCTCACGGCCGGACCGGTCGTAAGCCAGTCGCCACGCAGAACTCCGACAACGGCTTCGATATCGTCTTCAGATATAATCTGACGGCCATACGGCAAAAAAGAAGACATCAGCGTTCCTGAACAGGGAAGCCCTGACTGGCAAGAATGCGTCGCAGTTCGTCCACGGAAAGCCACTGGTCGTTTGTTGCGGAACTGTAGGCAAAGCCCTCTTCGACGGGACGGCCCTCGGGCCCCTGATATCTGTACGTTTCGGGTTTGATTACATAGTAATCACCGATATCAATGGTATGACGGGAATCTTCACTGGTGATCATCACCTCGTGCAGCTTTTCACCCGGCCGTATTCCGACAACTTTTGTCTCACATCGGGGCGCAATGGCTTCCGCAAGGTCGGTAATGCGCATACTGGGAATTTTGGGAACCAGCACTTCGCCGCCACCGGCTATTTCAAAGGAACGGAGAACCATTTCCACACTTTGTTCAAGGGTAATCCAGAAGCGAGTCATGCGCGGGTCGGTGATGGGAATCACCGCGCCTTCATCTCTTTTCTTGATAAAAAACGGGATGACGCTCCCGCGGCTGCCCATGACATTGCCGTACCTGACAACTGAAAATTTTGTTTCGCAGGCGACAAAGGCATTGGCCGCTATAAAAAGCTTGTCCGAGCAGAGCTTTGTGGCACCGTACAGGTTAACCGGGCTGACAGCTTTGTCGGTGGACAGCGCCACCACCTTTTTAACATTCATGTCCGCAGCCACGTTCACAACGTTCTGCGCGCCATAAATATTTGTTTTAATGCACTCTGTCGGGTTATACTCAGCCGCCGGCACCTGCTTCAGTGCTGCAGCATGAATAATATAGTCCACGCCGCGTAACGCTCTGTACAGGCGCTCTTTGTCACGTACATCGCCAATGAAATACCTCAGGCACTCATGCTCATCAGGGTCGAACTGCTGTGCCATCTCAAACTGTTTGAGTTCATCCCTCGAAAAAATGATCAGGCGCTCCGGACTGTATTTCTGCAAAAGAATCTCAGTGCATTTTTTGCCGAAAGAACCTGTTCCACCGGTAATAAGTATACGCTTGCCATTAAACATCAACTACAGCCCGTATGGTTTAAAGAAGTATCGTCAAAGCCGGAAGCCAGTCACAGACGGATATCCACTTACACATACAGTGTAAAGTGATGATTAGTCTTTACCCCCTGCGGGTAAAATAGGCAACACGGGAAGAGCAGACAGGCGGAAGGTGACGCAAAGCCCGGTGTAACCGTCACTGCGCGTTAAGGATACCGCGGACACGACGGGAACAACTTTTTGTTGCGGCAGAAAAAAGGGGAAAACGCACAAGCTGACATGATGTAAATGCGCAACAAAAAAAGGGTT is a window of Oleidesulfovibrio alaskensis DSM 16109 DNA encoding:
- the pseB gene encoding UDP-N-acetylglucosamine 4,6-dehydratase (inverting) codes for the protein MFNGKRILITGGTGSFGKKCTEILLQKYSPERLIIFSRDELKQFEMAQQFDPDEHECLRYFIGDVRDKERLYRALRGVDYIIHAAALKQVPAAEYNPTECIKTNIYGAQNVVNVAADMNVKKVVALSTDKAVSPVNLYGATKLCSDKLFIAANAFVACETKFSVVRYGNVMGSRGSVIPFFIKKRDEGAVIPITDPRMTRFWITLEQSVEMVLRSFEIAGGGEVLVPKIPSMRITDLAEAIAPRCETKVVGIRPGEKLHEVMITSEDSRHTIDIGDYYVIKPETYRYQGPEGRPVEEGFAYSSATNDQWLSVDELRRILASQGFPVQER
- a CDS encoding aminotransferase class III-fold pyridoxal phosphate-dependent enzyme, producing the protein MSRCSEYQAKAKQRIPNLTQLLSKNPTRFGEGVWPTYYSKAKGAYIWDLDGHKYLDMSIAGIGACVLGYADEDVDDAVCAAVRQGVASSLNCPEEVELADLLCELHPWAEQARFARSGGEAMAVAVRIARTYTGKGVVLFCGYHGWQDWYLAANLSDESALDGHLMKGLPPAGVPRSLCHSAYPFRYNDIEGFDALVAEHQDNLAAIVTEPVRNFTPDPAFLARLRDVATRLDVPLVVDEISAGLRFTTGGAHLCYDGFIPDIAVFSKALANGYAMSAIIGTQKVMSAASDTFISSTNWTERIGPVAAIATLKKHQRLNLGSHLVRIGTRVQDGWLELGRKHGLPVTVSGMKPMGHFSFGEDHLVKRAFFIQLMLERGILASTDFYAMGAHTPDHVEEYLSACDEVFGIIAETGDIRGQLKGQPCLSGFQRLT
- the pseC gene encoding UDP-4-amino-4,6-dideoxy-N-acetyl-beta-L-altrosamine transaminase: MSSFLPYGRQIISEDDIEAVVGVLRGDWLTTGPAVRDFEQAFAAHVCGGLGVAVNSGTAALHCAYHALGVTAGDEVIVPAMTFAATANAVLHCGARPVFADVCPRTLLIDPESAERCITPRTKVLVGVDYAGHPCDWDALRTLADRYSLRLVADACHAAGARYKGRPVGSIADISVFSFHPVKHITTAEGGMAVTADPDWAHAMRVFRNHGITTDSHQREKASAWQYDMVELGYNYRLSDLQCALGMSQLARLDDWVAKRNILAACYRQRLAGKNLELPACSADVLHAYHLFVVFCDGRDALFRMMRKAQIGVNVHYKPVYMHPYYRKNGYAETCCPVAEAAYERLLTLPMWAGMSEEDVQRVCALCQPV
- a CDS encoding aldo/keto reductase, with the translated sequence MTSRFVLGTVQLGMPYGVANRTGKPDQRCADGIVSAAWKSGITAFDTAAAYGDSERVLGFSLRAAGAESPEIITKLPPHTLPCSASLLSGIVAASLERLRVSHLRCLMLHREEELEYLDGETGRVLQQMMHDGILGGIGVSVYTTDAAHKALAHPMITALQLPASVFDRRFELAGIFERAGAAGKTVYIRSALLQGVLCLAPDELPEHLRCLAPYLHEFQQCCRRFGLTQAQAALLFVYYRYPSAFILFGAETVGQVEENAVSLLSACSRESFLEALTAIMPEQNPEVLNPACWKKRTSNVALQ